From a single Fusarium fujikuroi IMI 58289 draft genome, chromosome FFUJ_chr03 genomic region:
- a CDS encoding related to DAL5-Allantoate and ureidosuccinate permease has protein sequence MEGKEMKESAPSYEMDVDANGTVDTLSVEEEKKLVRKIDMRLMPLLIVSYGLQYLDKTSLAYSAILGLREDLQLVGQQFSWASSIFYIGYLVASYPISLGFVKFPLGKYLSVLMFIWGVILTLHAVAHNYASLMVLRFFLGVFESAISPGFSLITGMWYTPHEHVSRHSFWFAGNASASMVGAMIAYGILSYHGPIEQWKMLFLIFGLITIAWSVLTFFFLPDSPATAGFLSTSEREFAALRPKKFQRTTQTKKWDRGQFIETMKDVKSWWFFFFSFIICIPNGGTTSFSTIVIKSFGYDEKQTILMGLPASAFQLTTVILVAVFTTYVRKSRHIALVLTYLMAIAGILMIKLLPTAEKLSRLAGFWLIMAVAPAFPLMLSLSASNIAGFTKKSTVMAMIFLGYCAGNLSGPQFFISTEAPDYHTAYTTIMVCYAITIALVVGIYFYLTWENRRRDNEQGVKRDPEESRQVDLTEDGTLLQVDETDMQNKNFRYIL, from the exons ATGGAGGGCAAAGAAATGAAAGAGTCGGCGCCTTCGtatgagatggatgttgatgcgAACGGGACGGTTGATACGTTgtcggtggaggaggagaagaagcttgtgaGGAAAATTGATATGAG ACTTATGCCGTTGCTCATCGTCAGTTATGGATTGCAGTATTTGGATA AGACGAGTTTGGCGTATAGCGCTATTCTTGGTCTAAGAGAGGATCTG CAACTCGTCGGCCAACAATTCAGCTGGGCATCTAGTATTTTCTACATAGGCTACCTCGTTGCCTCATACCCCATTTCCCTCGGCTTCGTCAAATTCCCTCTCGGCAAATATCTAAGCGTTCTCATGTTTATCTGGGGCGTTATCCTCACTCTCCACGCCGTCGCGCATAATTACGCTAGTCTCATGGTTCTCCGCTTCTTTCTTGGTGTGTTTGAGAGCGCGATTAGTCCCGGGTTCTCACTCATCACGGGAATGTGGTATACGCCTCATGAGCATGTATCGCGCCATTCGTTCTGGTTTGCGGGGAACGCGTCGGCGAGTATGGTTGGTGCTATGATTGCGTATGGCATTCTGAGCTACCATGGGCCTATTGAGCAGTGGAAG ATGctctttctcatctttggTCTCATCACCATTGCTTGGTCCGTTCTCACATTCTTCTTCCTGCCTGATTCTCCTGCCACCGCTGGGTTTCTGTCAACTTCTGAGCGAGAGTTTGCTGCTCTTCGACCGAAGAAGTTCCAGAGAACTACTCAGACTAAGAAGTGGGATCGCGGGCAGTTTATCGAGACTATGAAGGACGTCAAGTCCTGGtggttctttttcttctctttcatcATCTGCATTCCCAATGGTGGAACCACCAGC TTCAGCACCATTGTCATCAAGAGCTTCGGTTACGATGAGAAGCAGACTATCCTCATGGGCCTGCCTGCGTCAGCCTTCCAACTCACGaccgtcatcctcgtcgctgTTTTCACGACATATGTCCGCAAGTCTCGACACATTGCTCTTGTTCTGACGTACCTGATGGCCATCGCTGGTATTCTGATGATCAAGCTCCTCCCTACGGCTGAGAAACTATCCCGACTGGCAGGTTTCTGGCTCATTATGGCTGTAGCGCCAGCATTCCCTCTCATGCTCTCACTGTCTGCTAGTAACATCGCTGGATTCACAAAGAAGTCGACCGTCATGGCTATGATATTCCTGGGATATTGCGCTGGAAACTTGAGTGGACCTCAGTTCTTTATCAGCACCGAGGCACCCGACTACCAC ACCGCTTACACCACAATCATGGTCTGCTATGCCATCACCATTGCTCTTGTGGTGGGCATTTATTTCTACCTTACCTGGGAGAACCGCCGTCGCGATAATGAGCAGGGCGTTAAGAGAGATCCCGAAGAGTCTCGACAGGTCGACCTCACTGAGGATGGGACACTTCTTCAGGTGGATGAGACTGATATGCAGAACAAGAACTTTAGATACATCTTGTAA